The genomic window TTGCGCACTGGGGCGGGCGATCCAGTATTCCAGAGGCCTTCGTCGAAGAGCTCGCTCTCACCACATCCGCCGCGGAGCACTGGATGCCCCGCCTTCGCGGGGCATGACAGTGAGTGTGGGGAGGCAGCGTCGGCACCCGCGATACCAAGCTTCGCCTCACTCCACCGCGGCGTAAACCAGATCCCGCACCAGCGTGCGCGTGTAGTCGCGCTGGCCGGGACCTTGGCTCATGAACACGGCGAATAGGTCCTCCTTCGGATCGATCCAGAAGAACGTGCCCGCAATGCCGCTCCAGAAATACTGGCCGACGCTGCCGGGGAAGGGCGCGATGCCCGGCTTGCGCCGCACGGCAAAGCCGAGGCCAAAACCGTGGCCGGGCGACAGCAGCGTGCCATTTGTGACAACGTGCGGGCCGAGATGATCGGACGCCATCAGCTCCAGCGTCTTGCGGCCGATGATCCTGTTGCCGTCGAGCGTGCCGCCATTGCGCAGCATCAGGCAGAAGCGGGCATAATCCATCGTGGTCGAGGCCAACCCGCCGCCGCCGGACTCCATCACCGGCTGTTCCAGCATGTTGAAGAGCGCGACCTTGTCACCGGTCCAGGGATCGGCCGCGAACGGTTCGGCGAGGCGGCCGGCATTGGCCGCGGCTGTCGCAAAACCGGTCTCGGCCATCTGCAACGGCGCGAGAATGCGCTCGGCGAGGTACGCGCCGAGCGGCTTGCCGGTGACGACCTCGATGATGCGGCCGAGGATGTCGGTGGAGCGGCTGTAATTGAACTCGTCGCCGGGATGGCAGACCAGCGGGAAGCTCGCCACCAGCGCGGCGTGCTCGGCATTGGTGATCTTGCGGCTGCGGACGCGCGACTCCTGATAGAGCTTGTGCACGGGGCCGTCGCCCTGGTGCTCGTAGGTCAGGCCCGAGGTGTGACGGAGCAGGTCCTGCACCGTCATCGGCCGCTTGGGCGGAACCAGGTCCAGCTTGCCGCCGCTGACCACGCCGACCTTTTGGTCGGCGAACTCCGGAATGAACTTGGCGACCGCGTCGCTGAGAAGGAGATCGCCGTCCTCGACCAGCGCCATGATGCCGACCGAGACAATCGGCTTGGTCATCGAGAAGATCCGGAAGATCGAATCGCGCGCCATCGGTGCGGCACCCGTCGGGCTCTGCCGGCCCAGCGCCTCGAACCAGCCGATTTGGCCGCGGCGGGCCACCAGCACGGTGACGCCGGGAACAGTGCCCTTGTCGATCTCGCGCTTGAAGGCGTCCGACATGGCCTGGAGGCGGGGACGCGACAGCCCGAGCGTCTCGGGGCGGGCTTCCGGCAAAGGCGGGGTCTGCGGCGCGATCGTGGCCTGTGGGGCGGCTGAAGCGGTCGCTGTGGCGGTCATTGGCACTCCCGGTTGCTCTTGATTGTCGGGAATGGACTGTGGCCCCAAAACCCCGGCACAAACAAGCGAAGCTGGCGCGGTTCACCCTTGCAAACCGGCCGTCCCCTGTGCTTGAAAGCGGCCCTGATCCTAAAGCGACGCAGGGTCTGTAGGAGTGTAGCTCAATTGGTAGAGCACCGGTCTCCAAAACCGGGGGTCGCAGGTTCGAGCCCTGCCACTCCTGCCAGCTAATCCAGACAATTAGTCTACAGGCAGGACGGCGCCGGCCCTAAGAGGTTTCGTCGATCACGGCATGGGTAAGCCATTGATCCCGATGAGGGCCGCAGGCGGCGGCCACGCGTATCCCGGGCTCCCAATATCTTGACCTTTGGCCCCATCCGCAGTATCTACCCCGCACTCGCAGCCGGCCCGTTAGACGCGGATTTCCGGCGCGGCTTTGAAATCCCCGAACAATCGAGCCCGGTTTCCGGCTCATCCTTCAGACGAGGGCTGGGCCAAAGGCGCCTGTTCGGATCCCTTCGAAATCAGTAGCCGTCTTGCGACGGACGTTGGACATCAAACGATGGCAGTCAGCCCGTTCAAGTTCTTGCAGGAAGTGCGCTCGGAGACCGCCAAGGTCACCTGGCCGACCCGTCGTGAGACCACCATCACCACCATCATGGTGTTCGTCATGGTCGCCGTGGCCTCGATCTTCTTTTTCGCATCCGACCAGATCATCCGTTACCTCATCACTTTCCTTCTGGGCATCCACTGATGGCAACAGCAACCGCTCAAGTGTCTGACAAGCGCTGGTACATCGTCCACGCCTATTCGAACTTCGAGAAGAAGGTCGCCGAATCGATCCGCGAGCAGGCCAAGCAACGCGGGCTCGAGGAGCTGTTCGAGCTGGTGCTGGTGCCGACCGAGAAGGTCACGGAAGTGCGCCGCGGTCGCAAGATCGACGCCGAACGCAAGTTTTTCCCCGGCTATGTGCTGGTGAAGATGAAGCTGACCGACGAGGCGTTCCATCTGATCAAGAACACGCCGAAAGTAACGGGATTCCTCGGCGCTGAAAACAAGCCGATGCCGATCTCGGAAGCCGAGGCCATGCGCATCCTGCATCAGGTGCAGGAGGGCGTGGAACGGCCGAAGGCGTCGGTTTCGTTCGAAATCGGCGAGAACGTGCGCGTGGCCGACGGCCCATTCGCCTCGTTCTCGGGGGTAGTCGAGGAAATCGACGAGGCGCGCTCGCGCGTGAAGGTCGCGGTGTCGATCTTCGGCCGCGCCACGCCGGTCGAACTGGAATTCGGTCAGGTCGAGAAGGTCTGACCGGGTACGCGTGAGACTTCGGTCTTGCGCAGCAAGAGGCCGTGGGAGGGCGAGGGCGGTTGCCAGCCGCATCCGACCCAGACCACGAACCTGAAACCGCCGGCCATGCCGGCACAACAGGAGTGATACATGGCAAAGAAAGTGACCGGATACCTGAAGCTTCAGGTCCCGGCCGGCGCGGCGAATCCTTCGCCCCCGATCGGTCCCGCGCTCGGTCAGCGCGGTCTCAACATCATGGAGTTCTGCAAGGCGTTCAACGCGCAGACCCAGAAGGAAGAGAAGAACACCCCGATCCCGGTGATCATCACCATCTATGCGGACCGTTCCTTCACCTTCGAGATGAAGACGCCGCCGATGTCCTACTTCCTCAAGCAGGCTGCCAAGATCCAGTCCGGCTCGAAGGCGCCGGGCCGCGACAAGGCCGGCAAGGTGACCAAGGCGCAGGTGCGCGAGATCGCCGAGAAGAAGATGAAGGACTTGAATTGCGACAGCATCGAATCGGCCATGAAGATGGTCGAGGGCTCCGCCCGTTCGATGGGTCTGGAAGTTGCGGGGTAAGCGGTCATGGCAATCGGAAAGCGTTTGAACAAAGCCCGCGAAGGCATTGACCGCGAAAAGCTTTACCCGCTCGCGGACGCCATCAAGATGGTCAAGGAGCGCGCGAAAGCGAAGTTCGACGAGACCATCGAGGTCGCGATCAATCTCGGCGTCGATCCGCGTCACGCCGATCAGATGGTCCGCGGCGTCGTGACCCTGCCGAATGGCACCGGCCGTACGCTCCGCGTCGGCGTGTTCGCCCGTGGCGCCAAGGCCGATGAGGCCAAGGCTGCGGGTGCTGACGTCGTCGGCGCCGAGGACCTGGTTGAGAAGGTGCAGAATGGCTCGATCGATTTCGACCGCTGCATCGCCACCCCCGACATGATGCCCCTGGTCGGCCGTCTCGGTAAGGTGCTCGGCCCGCGCGGCCTGATGCCGAACCCGAAGATCGGCACCGTGACCATGGACGTCACCGGCGCGGTGAAGGGTGCCAAGGGCGGCTCGGTCGAGTTCCGCGTCGAGAAGGCCGGCATCCTGCAGGCCGGCGTCGGCAAGGCCTCGTTCTCCGAGGAGAAGCTGGTCGAGAACATCAAGGCCCTGGCAGACGCCGTCTCCAAGGCCAAGCCGGCCGGCTCCAAGGGCACCTACATCCAGCGCGTGGCGGTGTCCTCCACGATGGGCCCCGGCGTGAAGGTCGAGCCGGGCACCATCCTCGGCTAAGGTTCAAATATAGCATGAGGTGAGGGGCGGAATTGGGCAACCGATTCCGCCCCTCGTCGTTTGTGACCGCGTTCACCGGAAACAAGAACGATGGCTGACAAGGTCCTGATCTACTCCCGCTTTCCCAAGACGATGATGGTGCGCTTCGCCGAACGGTTCGAGCTGCTCGACACTGGTGGCAAGCCCGCGCGTGAGGTGTTTTCGGCGGATGAACTAGGCGGCATCCGCGCGATCCTCACCGCAGGCGGCACGCCGCTGGGGGCCGACGCGATGGACCTGTTTCCGAAGCTTGGCGCCATCATCTGCTACGGCACCGGTTATGACGGCGTCGACCTGAAGGCGGCCGCCGTGCGCAACATCGCGGTCGGCCACAGTCCGGGTGCCAACGCGGCCTCCGTCGCCGACATCGCGATGACCCTGATGCTGGCGACGACGCGGCGGATCCTGGTTGCCGACCAGTATGTCCGTAGCGGCGATTGGGCGGCGTCAAAACCCTCGCCAATGATGCGGCCACAGGCCGGCATGCCCGGCCGCCGCATCGGCGTCTACGGCATGGGCGAGATCGGCCGCAAGATCGCGGCGCGCTGCGCGGCCTTCGAGAGCGAGGTCGGCTATTTCAGCCGCACCAGATACGATCTGCCCTATCAATATTTCCCGTCGCTGGAGGCGCTGGCCGACTGGTGCGGCGTCCTGATGATTGCGGTCCGGGCGGGGGCCGAGACCCAGCATGTCGTCAATGCCGATATCCTCAGGCGTCTCGGCGCGGACGGCTATGTCGTCAACATCTCCCGCGGCTCGGTGATCGACGAGCAGGCCCTGGTCGCCGCGCTTACCGACAAGACCATCGCCGGCGCCGGCCTCGACGTCTACGAAAGGGAACCGCACGCGCCCGATGCGCTGACCGCGCTCCCCAATGTGGTGCTTGCCCCGCATATTGGTGGCCACACCCTCGAATCGCACGTCGCTATGCAAAATTGCGTCCTGGCGAACCTCAGCGCGTTCTTCGAGGGCAAGCCGCTGCCTCATGAGGTCAAAAAGGCCTGAATCGGCCCTTGTCGGCTCGCCTCAGGCCCAGCCGGCAACGGATTGGAACTGGTGTGAATTTTGCTCTTGGCAAGCCGGCTCCGAGCGGTTAAAGAACCGCTTCCGGACGTTCCGGCCTCGGCTGGCGCGTTCGTGCACGCATTCCGAAAACCGACGCAACAGGAGATCATTCCTTTCCAGGCCGTCCGCAAGGATTTGCCCGGAAAAAGGAAGGGGACCTTGTCACTTGGTGGAATGCGGGCAGAGGTCGGGCGGTTCGCCGGCTGACCTTGTCCTGTCCAAGACTGCAGGCGCCCGGGGGGAATTTCGATTTCTCAATGGCTTAATCGCATGGCCTGCATAGACGGGTGAAGACCGGATTTCACTTCGCACCCAGCTTTAGGGGCTGGCTTCGCGAAACGGGTCTGGTTCGGACCTCGACACGCCGTGGGCCTCATGGGCTCGCGGAGGGCAGGCTTGAATTGTCGTCTTGCCCGGCGTGTCCGATGGGTTTTGGCCCGGAGGTTCAGGTTTGGGCGGGACGATGGGTGCAACCCGGCGGTCCCGCTTCTCGCGATGACCGCCAACCGGAGAGAGCTTGCTGTGGAACGAGCGGCAAAAAAGGAAGCGGTCGAACAGCTCAATGAGGTCTTCAAGACCACGGGCGTCGCGATCGTTGCTCAATATTCCGGCCTCACCGTTGCCCAGATGCAGAAGCTGCGCACGCAGATGAAGCAGGCTGGCGCCTCGGTGAAGGTCTCGAAGAACCGTCTCGCCAAAATTGCTCTTGAAGGCACTGACGTCGTTGCCATTGGCCCCATGCTGAAGGGGCCG from Bradyrhizobium zhanjiangense includes these protein-coding regions:
- a CDS encoding serine hydrolase domain-containing protein; amino-acid sequence: MTATATASAAPQATIAPQTPPLPEARPETLGLSRPRLQAMSDAFKREIDKGTVPGVTVLVARRGQIGWFEALGRQSPTGAAPMARDSIFRIFSMTKPIVSVGIMALVEDGDLLLSDAVAKFIPEFADQKVGVVSGGKLDLVPPKRPMTVQDLLRHTSGLTYEHQGDGPVHKLYQESRVRSRKITNAEHAALVASFPLVCHPGDEFNYSRSTDILGRIIEVVTGKPLGAYLAERILAPLQMAETGFATAAANAGRLAEPFAADPWTGDKVALFNMLEQPVMESGGGGLASTTMDYARFCLMLRNGGTLDGNRIIGRKTLELMASDHLGPHVVTNGTLLSPGHGFGLGFAVRRKPGIAPFPGSVGQYFWSGIAGTFFWIDPKEDLFAVFMSQGPGQRDYTRTLVRDLVYAAVE
- the secE gene encoding preprotein translocase subunit SecE, producing MAVSPFKFLQEVRSETAKVTWPTRRETTITTIMVFVMVAVASIFFFASDQIIRYLITFLLGIH
- the nusG gene encoding transcription termination/antitermination protein NusG gives rise to the protein MATATAQVSDKRWYIVHAYSNFEKKVAESIREQAKQRGLEELFELVLVPTEKVTEVRRGRKIDAERKFFPGYVLVKMKLTDEAFHLIKNTPKVTGFLGAENKPMPISEAEAMRILHQVQEGVERPKASVSFEIGENVRVADGPFASFSGVVEEIDEARSRVKVAVSIFGRATPVELEFGQVEKV
- the rplK gene encoding 50S ribosomal protein L11; amino-acid sequence: MAKKVTGYLKLQVPAGAANPSPPIGPALGQRGLNIMEFCKAFNAQTQKEEKNTPIPVIITIYADRSFTFEMKTPPMSYFLKQAAKIQSGSKAPGRDKAGKVTKAQVREIAEKKMKDLNCDSIESAMKMVEGSARSMGLEVAG
- the rplA gene encoding 50S ribosomal protein L1 is translated as MAIGKRLNKAREGIDREKLYPLADAIKMVKERAKAKFDETIEVAINLGVDPRHADQMVRGVVTLPNGTGRTLRVGVFARGAKADEAKAAGADVVGAEDLVEKVQNGSIDFDRCIATPDMMPLVGRLGKVLGPRGLMPNPKIGTVTMDVTGAVKGAKGGSVEFRVEKAGILQAGVGKASFSEEKLVENIKALADAVSKAKPAGSKGTYIQRVAVSSTMGPGVKVEPGTILG
- a CDS encoding 2-hydroxyacid dehydrogenase — protein: MADKVLIYSRFPKTMMVRFAERFELLDTGGKPAREVFSADELGGIRAILTAGGTPLGADAMDLFPKLGAIICYGTGYDGVDLKAAAVRNIAVGHSPGANAASVADIAMTLMLATTRRILVADQYVRSGDWAASKPSPMMRPQAGMPGRRIGVYGMGEIGRKIAARCAAFESEVGYFSRTRYDLPYQYFPSLEALADWCGVLMIAVRAGAETQHVVNADILRRLGADGYVVNISRGSVIDEQALVAALTDKTIAGAGLDVYEREPHAPDALTALPNVVLAPHIGGHTLESHVAMQNCVLANLSAFFEGKPLPHEVKKA